The Amblyomma americanum isolate KBUSLIRL-KWMA chromosome 5, ASM5285725v1, whole genome shotgun sequence genome window below encodes:
- the LOC144135371 gene encoding uncharacterized protein LOC144135371 → MLGAFTFQMGVVSYRMRDTHGNVSDAIYKPCLDVVVGDMSRSCQGTAEEIQPEKTMAAISDIKGKTYFYVFDSTKTMTDKAKDTMNSPSVREQFTWFLLNVHLTDFGGRCLLTPFERVTNFKTFFHQERAMKYG, encoded by the exons ATGTTGGGCGCCTTCACCTTTCAAATGGGGGTGGTCAGCTACAGGATGCGTGATACCCATGGCAATGTGTCGGATGCTATCTACAAGCCTTGCCTTGACGTGGTTGTCGGCGACATGTCACGG TCGTGTCAAGGCACTGCGGAGGAAATCCAACCAGAGAAAACCATGGCCGCCATCAGCGATATTAAAGGAAAGACATACTTTTACGTTTTTGACTCGACAAAAACAATGACTGACAAG GCAAAGGATACCATGAATTCTCCGTCGGTACGGGAACAGTTCACTTGGTTCCTCTTGAATGTGCACCTGACGGACTTCGGTGGCCGGTGTCTTCTTACACCCTTCGAACGTGTGACGAATTTCAAGACTTTCTTCCATCAAGAAAGAGCGATGAAATACGGATGA